In Zingiber officinale cultivar Zhangliang chromosome 1A, Zo_v1.1, whole genome shotgun sequence, the DNA window taattttgattaaaaaaatcagAGAGGACACAAGAAATCGCCAAAcacataaatgtcatctctagGTTTAACCGAATAAAATTGATTCAAAAACAAAAGATAATAATCTAACATCAACTAAACAAAGgtttaaataatttcaaaatcctaacgatgcaaaagattaaaaaaaaaaacccataAAACAATGACAAAAATTGTTTGGAGTTTCTAAAAAGGCTTTAAACGATATTTTTTGTCTAAGATTGAGTTATTATGGTTACACTTGATAACTAATTATAGATCTCTAAATGAATTtcaatttgataaattaaaagtcCTATGGTTCAATccgaattaaaaattataatctcTTAAAGCTCGGATCCACTTGCATCAAAAAGTTAAAGTTGCCAGTATAATTTAGCTTAAGTGGAACATTTTCCTTAAGAGAAACTTAAGCTATATTCCCAACTGTAAAGTGTATATTGCTTGACTGATTAAGCAAATTTACCTTCACATATCATTGCCTACATCTTTACACGAGTGAAATCTTGCTCCTCTAAAGAGCTAAGTAGCATTTTAACTAATGGTAAACTAGCTGAGCATGATTATATGAATTGTTTTCTTGGATGAATTTACAATTATGAAAGAAGGCCAAGATCCGTTTAGTATAATTCTAAATTTGACAGAAAGAAGTGCATGCATATTTAATAATGAGATATAGGCACTTAATCTTCCTAATCAAAAAATAACTGTACATTTTCCATTTTTCAACTTGTCTACTCTTCTGCCAAGTGCAGGAAACTTGGTCGCTTCCTAGCTGAAGCATATAGTACCTATCTTTTTTCATGTTGTGACCACAAGTATTTATTATTTCCTACAAGCTAGAGTCTCTAGTCAGAACTACTGAACCATAGAGGAAGATCTCATGTCAGCAGTACAAGGAAAGAACTCAGGCAAGGATGAAGTATATGAAACTCGGAACGAAGCCAGACACTTTCTACACAGAGGAAGCTGTAAGGTATGTGCTTTTTAAAGATCATTCAAGGAAGTTCAATTTTTGTTTATTGTGGGTTTGCTATGTTTTGAGAAAACTTGAAAACAGAAAGTGTTCTTTGTGGATTATTTTATTTACAATTGAAAATTCTTATAAAGTCCATATATTGCAGGTCAGTGATGTCAGATGTACCAGCAGACCTCATTATTCAAGTAAATGGCACAAAATATCTCTTGCATAAGGTACAACCTCTTCCTTCCCTCTAAGCTATTTAATATACAAGAGAATGGAGTATGAACTATTGTATCAGAAAGAACAATTACATGTTAGTTGTCCATGTCAATGAAGTAACCTTGTTGGCATGGAATCTAAGTTAAAACAATTAATCTCAGATGAAGTACTTCTAGAAGAAGTTGACATTCATTTGAAGTTTTTGTTATTTTCATAGTTTTTACCTTCAACTAAAACTCCTACAGTGATTGTAGTTCATAGTTTCCCTGATCAATCATGGCTAAAACGAAAAATGCAATTCCTAGCCTGAAGTTGGTTGGCAATTAGTACTATTAAATTAGAAGTGCCTTCAAATTCCAATTGGTTCAAGGCTTTTGATTTCAGGGCATTTTAATTGCAGTTTCCACTTCTACTGAAATGTGGCCTCATACAACGACTCTGGTCCAACACTGACAATGAAACTAGCCAGTTGGTTTCGATCTCTCTTCACAACATCCCTGGAGGAGAAGCAGCCTTTGAGCTATGTGCCAAGTTCTGCTATGGAATCTCCTTCAACCTCAGTGCTCATAACTTTGTGCCAGCAATTTCTGCAGCAAAGTTTCTTCAGATGACTGAGTCAGTAGCCAAAGGAAACTTGATAACAAAGCTTGAGCTGTTCTTTGAAGCATGCATCCTCCAGGGATGGAAAGATTCAATAGTGACACTACAATCCATGTGGAGACAGTCTGGGTGGTTAGATGAGCATAGGATTGTGCAACCATGCCTCAATTCAGTTATTGAAAAGATCCTCGCACACCCCTCACAAGTTTGTGATTCAACGACTGTTATATCCTCTTAATTATTCATTTTAATGCTCATTTTTTATGGTTAAAGTTTCCATCATCAGGTTACATGGTCCTATACCTACACAAGGCCAGGCTACCCAAAGAAGCACCAAAGAAAATCAACCCCCAAGGATTGGTGGACAGAGGATGTTTCTGACCTTGATCTTGACCTATTCCGGTCGGTCATATCCACCATAAGATCTACCAGAAAATTCCCTGCAGCGCTAATAGGGGAAGCACTCCATGTTTATGCATGCAAACACCTTCCGAGTCCACAGGAAATCCAAGAGCAGGCTCAGAGCTTTTCAGTGCAAATGGATCACACCCTCAGCAAACATCGACATGTACTTGAATCCATTGTTAGCATGATTCCAGCTGAGCTAGGATCGGTCTCAGGCAGTTTCTTGTTCAGGCTTCTGAAAGTTGCTAACTGTGTTGGAGCTTCTCCATCTATCAAAGCTGAGCTTGTAAAACGATCAGGTCGGCAAATGGATGAAATCACTGCAAACGATCTGATCATTCCATCATCCACAAATCCCCAGTCTCATGATATCAGCGCAGTGGAGGCAGTTTTGGAGAACTATTTAGCACAGTTTCACCGACGAGAGGAGAATGGAAGGATGATGGTGTCCATGACGAAGGTAGGGAAGGTGTATGATTCCTATCTCCAAATCACTGCAAGGGAGAGCACTTTATCAGTTTCAAAGTTCATTGCACTAGCAGAATTCTTACCTGAAATCGCACGACAGGAGCACGATGGGCTCTATCAAGCTATCAATATATACATTAAGGTATATATCTTTGTTAAGATATGTAAATCTGAAAGAATTAAAATTACAtcaatttgaaatattttttcagtTAATCTTACAATGTTACTAAATTAAACTCTATATCAACATAGGAGCATCCTGAGTTAAGCAAGGAAGACAGAAAGAAACTATGCAGGTTGATTGACTGCCATAAATTGTCACCTGAAACACGCGCAAATGCTATTGCAAATGATCACATGCCATTGCGCACTATAGTCCAGCTCCTGTTTGTTGAGCAAGAAAGAAGTGTTAGAGCGAGTAGCAGTAAAGAAGCTTATGCTATCCCATCTTTGAATGAGATTGTAAATGCCAGGATAGCTCAAGATGATGCAAAAAGGAGTACAGATGAACGAGAAGGCGGATATCGCCAGAAGGAGTCTGTTGCGGGTGCAAGAGGAGAGAAAATAAGAGTGGCACCATCACCATCACCATCGCCATCGCCATCGCCATCACCATCGGAAGCTAAGACAGAAAAGGATAGAGAGGAGAATATTGGTCAATTTGGAGGCAAACACAAAACCAAGTAGACATTTAcagataagttttttttttttgtgaaataaAGAATGTCATTTAACGATTGTTATAGAGTTGAAAGAGGTAAAATTATCATATTTGTGTCCCATGCATTGgtaatactaaataaataaaacaaacagATTGAGAATAATGTATGTGGACTGTTGATTGTATACGGTTACATCATTTATGACATGGAAGTGATTCCTGAGAGATCCTGTATTAGTGGGCCTGCATGCCCCTTGATTATTTTAGTTGTTGGCGGATTGAAACAATGGCTTGTTGATTTGCAGCAACCAGTCCTCCCCAACTGCACTTCATAGTATATTTCCTTATGGTTTATGTGAAGGATTAAGTCTATTTGGTGGGTTATATGTGAATTAATGCAACATATAATTGCTTTTAAGAATTAATCCTTATTAAGCGGTCTAATACATATTGTatgaaaagggtttaagttatcgAATGTGGATTGCACGTGTAGAATCTAATAACCCGGTTTGTTAACATTAATGGGTTGTTATGTGTTGATGCAATTGGCCTCCATGGTTTTGATGGTTTGTTTGATCCATATGTTTAATAAAGTCtagtatgttggatcgagaagcgctagggggggtgaatagcgctcgtagctttcactcgtttcggaatcgtaaaactcgaataacgcagcggaataaaataaacaaacacaGAAAGGTACAGGtcgtttacttagttcggagcctgtgacgacttctactccaaggcccacgctcgttgagcgtttacgttgggcaacaactaaaatcacgaaaagtattacaaactaagtacaattatgaactgaaataaacattataccgac includes these proteins:
- the LOC122038397 gene encoding BTB/POZ domain-containing protein At5g47800-like isoform X2 yields the protein MTESVAKGNLITKLELFFEACILQGWKDSIVTLQSMWRQSGWLDEHRIVQPCLNSVIEKILAHPSQVTWSYTYTRPGYPKKHQRKSTPKDWWTEDVSDLDLDLFRSVISTIRSTRKFPAALIGEALHVYACKHLPSPQEIQEQAQSFSVQMDHTLSKHRHVLESIVSMIPAELGSVSGSFLFRLLKVANCVGASPSIKAELVKRSGRQMDEITANDLIIPSSTNPQSHDISAVEAVLENYLAQFHRREENGRMMVSMTKVGKVYDSYLQITARESTLSVSKFIALAEFLPEIARQEHDGLYQAINIYIKEHPELSKEDRKKLCRLIDCHKLSPETRANAIANDHMPLRTIVQLLFVEQERSVRASSSKEAYAIPSLNEIVNARIAQDDAKRSTDEREGGYRQKESVAGARGEKIRVAPSPSPSPSPSPSPSEAKTEKDREENIGQFGGKHKTK
- the LOC122038397 gene encoding BTB/POZ domain-containing protein At5g47800-like isoform X1, with amino-acid sequence MKYMKLGTKPDTFYTEEAVRSVMSDVPADLIIQVNGTKYLLHKFPLLLKCGLIQRLWSNTDNETSQLVSISLHNIPGGEAAFELCAKFCYGISFNLSAHNFVPAISAAKFLQMTESVAKGNLITKLELFFEACILQGWKDSIVTLQSMWRQSGWLDEHRIVQPCLNSVIEKILAHPSQVTWSYTYTRPGYPKKHQRKSTPKDWWTEDVSDLDLDLFRSVISTIRSTRKFPAALIGEALHVYACKHLPSPQEIQEQAQSFSVQMDHTLSKHRHVLESIVSMIPAELGSVSGSFLFRLLKVANCVGASPSIKAELVKRSGRQMDEITANDLIIPSSTNPQSHDISAVEAVLENYLAQFHRREENGRMMVSMTKVGKVYDSYLQITARESTLSVSKFIALAEFLPEIARQEHDGLYQAINIYIKEHPELSKEDRKKLCRLIDCHKLSPETRANAIANDHMPLRTIVQLLFVEQERSVRASSSKEAYAIPSLNEIVNARIAQDDAKRSTDEREGGYRQKESVAGARGEKIRVAPSPSPSPSPSPSPSEAKTEKDREENIGQFGGKHKTK